GAGAAGTCCGGATTCACGCCGAACATCTTCCGCGCGCTCGGCCACCGGCCGGCCGAGCTGCGGGCCTTCCTCGACTACCACGACGCGCTGATGGAGCGCGAGGGCGGACTCAGCAAGGCCGAACGCGAGCTGGTCGTGGTCGCGACGTCCGGGGCGAACCACTGCACTTACTGCGTGGTCGCGCACGGGGCGATCCTGCGGATCCGGGCCAAGGACCCGGAGCTGTCCGACCGGGTGGCCGCGAACCCGTGGCAGGTGGAACTCGACGAACGTGGCCGCGCGATCGTGGATCTCGCGCTGGCACTGGCCCACGAGTCGGCGCTGTTCGGCGAAGGTGATCTCGAAGCGGCCCGCGAAGCCGGGCTCACCGAGGACGAGATCTGGGACATCGGCGCCATCACCGCGCTGTTCGCGATGTCCAACCGATTGGCGCACCTGACCGCGTTGCGGCCCAACTCGGAGTTCTATCTGATGGGCCGTCAGAAGCGGTAGAACGGTCCGGGCAGGTCCCTGCTCAGCTGGAACCGGATGCGCAGCCAGCTGCGCATCCGGTTCAGCGGTTCGGTCCAGATCCGCGGTGCCGGGCCGAAGTAGCGCGGGTCCCGGTGCGGGGTGAACGCGTCGCCGGTGAGGATGACCACCTCGTGCCCGCGCGGGCAGCGACCGGAGACCGAGAGCACCCCGCGGGTGAGGTTCTCGACCCAGTCGATCTCGTCGACGCCCAGCAGCGTCCGGCGGTCGCAGACAGCGCAGTAGGCGACGAACATCTAGAACTCCAGCCGCCAGATTTCTTCGGTCAGCAGCGGCCCGAACTCGTCGGTGGGGTACTGATCGGCGAGTTCGAACCCGGCCGCGCGGTAGATCCCGCGGGCGGCGCTGAGCACCGACAGCGTGGACAGCTCCATCCGGGCGTACCCGTGCGAACGGGCGAACTCGACGCACTCCCGCACGAGCCGCTTGCCGACGCCGTGCCCGCGCGCGGCCGGCTCCAGCAGGAGCATCCGCAGCTTCGCGAGGTCCGGGTCGGCGCCGGGCATGCAGAAGATGCTGCCGACACGCGCGCCGTCCAGCTCGGCGATCCAGCCGGTCTGGCGGGGATCGGGGTGCTCGGCGTAGTCCGCGACGATCCTGGTCACGAGTGCCTCGAACCGTTCGTTGAGCCCGTACTCCTCGGCGTACTGCTCACCATGCCGCTGCGTCACCCAGCCGAGGTCACCCGGACGTGGGGCGCGCAGCGTCACCATGGGTACCGGGCGCGGGGGCTGACCGACGAGTGCGGTGATGGTCCCCATCGCGCCGAGCAGCCGGCGCTGGTCGCGGTCGGGGAACCGTTCCAGCAGCCCGCCGATCTGCCGGGTCGAGCGGCCGTTCAGATCGGCGAACGCCGCCCGGCCCGCCGCGGTCAGCGCGACCACCTGCTTGCGCGCGTCGCTCGTGCTGCGCTCGCGCACGAGCAGGCCGCGGGTTTCGAGCCTGCTCAGCAGCCTGCTGGCGTACCCGCCGTCGAGGGAAAGCCGCTTGCGCAGCTCGGTGACCTGCACCTGCTCCTGCTGGGCGAGTTCGAACAGCACCCGGGCCTCGCTCAGCGAGTACTCGGCGTCGGCCGGGCCCTCGTCGAGCACGCCGATCACGCCGGTGTAGAGCCGGTTGAACGCGCGCACCGCGGCGACGCGTTCGGCCAGACTGGAGCCGGTCATCCTGGAGTACCTCACCCTCAGATCGTTGCCTGAGTCAAGGATTACCGGCGGGGCCGGGCGAGGCAAGGGGTTTCTCCCCTGCTGGGACGGCGGCGGGCGACCAGGCCCGGAAATATGGAAACCCCGTGATGCTGCCAGGTCGGGGGTCCGCCAGCATCACGGGGTCGTAGGGGGTATCGAAGCCATGTAGCGCGGCGTTACACCCTTGCTCTCATGTGGTCTGGATCACTCACGTACGTGTGGTGACCACCGTCGTTGACGCAGGTCAGCGCATGAACGGCTGACGTGCCTGCGCCAGCGCGATGAGCTCCTGCCGGACCGTGGAGGTGGCCGCGGTGTCGATCGCGCGGTTCAGCGCCCGGCGAGTGCGAGCCTCGGCGCGACGGGCACGGAGCTTGGCGGCGATGTTGCTCATTGGTGTCTGCATCCCCTTTGCAAGATCTTCGTTGGCTGTGTCTCTAGTATGCACCTTTTTTCACAAGGAATCCAACGATTCAACGGTGATGTGCCGCACTGGCCGAAGAATCATCGGCCAAGATCCAGATTTGGCCGGACAGATTTCGTGTTGGCAGTCACAAGCAGGTAACGCACCCAGTTTTTCTACGGCTATCTAGCTTCTCCGCTA
This Amycolatopsis sulphurea DNA region includes the following protein-coding sequences:
- a CDS encoding bifunctional helix-turn-helix transcriptional regulator/GNAT family N-acetyltransferase — encoded protein: MTGSSLAERVAAVRAFNRLYTGVIGVLDEGPADAEYSLSEARVLFELAQQEQVQVTELRKRLSLDGGYASRLLSRLETRGLLVRERSTSDARKQVVALTAAGRAAFADLNGRSTRQIGGLLERFPDRDQRRLLGAMGTITALVGQPPRPVPMVTLRAPRPGDLGWVTQRHGEQYAEEYGLNERFEALVTRIVADYAEHPDPRQTGWIAELDGARVGSIFCMPGADPDLAKLRMLLLEPAARGHGVGKRLVRECVEFARSHGYARMELSTLSVLSAARGIYRAAGFELADQYPTDEFGPLLTEEIWRLEF
- a CDS encoding peroxidase-related enzyme (This protein belongs to a clade of uncharacterized proteins related to peroxidases such as the alkylhydroperoxidase AhpD.); the protein is MSDAVSRFPVTELEDLPDDLRTRIGAIAEKSGFTPNIFRALGHRPAELRAFLDYHDALMEREGGLSKAERELVVVATSGANHCTYCVVAHGAILRIRAKDPELSDRVAANPWQVELDERGRAIVDLALALAHESALFGEGDLEAAREAGLTEDEIWDIGAITALFAMSNRLAHLTALRPNSEFYLMGRQKR